In the genome of Deinococcus carri, one region contains:
- a CDS encoding serine hydrolase → MTARRTRHNDPVRPPVSVLPAPRRAARWPAALALLLLCPPAGALGTPAPLPPGLTEAPALACQEAPDPAGGPRPFLSSVPARPLPDGVTGRVAFYAAVYGPDGQPLRDVRLGDVDALHPLASAFKSLVVRAALQEVDAGRLTLGTQLETTPGRRSIERYPAGRNTLEQLARFALVRSDNTASDILHLAAGPERVARAVAALSACTHILHTTKALWAAQAGLLPDVFRPGTDAARYAALPLEERLPVAQALNRRAQDLTGPQVETALDRYFHGQGYDPALELALQNTSTARAYAGLLARTLPGNDLKPTIRRLFRAWLADGCCKPAHPTLPATFWGAKAGSGWRILTLTGAAELPGGQVLAYAYLNDQSGTLDAEDMERQIPAVVRWLDATLTALAAGGPTP, encoded by the coding sequence GTGACCGCCCGCCGCACGCGGCACAATGACCCGGTGCGCCCCCCCGTGTCCGTCCTTCCCGCGCCGCGCCGCGCGGCCCGCTGGCCGGCGGCCCTGGCCCTCCTCCTGTTGTGCCCCCCGGCGGGTGCCCTCGGCACGCCGGCTCCCCTCCCGCCCGGCCTGACGGAAGCCCCGGCGCTGGCCTGCCAGGAAGCGCCCGACCCAGCAGGCGGCCCGCGGCCCTTCCTGTCCTCGGTCCCCGCGCGGCCCCTGCCGGACGGCGTCACGGGCCGGGTGGCCTTTTACGCGGCCGTGTACGGCCCGGACGGCCAGCCCCTGCGGGACGTGCGGCTGGGCGACGTGGACGCCCTGCACCCGCTGGCGAGCGCCTTCAAGTCGCTGGTGGTGCGGGCGGCCTTGCAGGAGGTGGACGCCGGAAGGCTCACGCTGGGTACGCAGCTCGAAACGACGCCGGGGCGGCGCAGCATCGAGCGGTATCCGGCGGGCCGCAACACGCTGGAGCAACTCGCCCGCTTCGCGCTGGTGCGCAGCGACAACACCGCCAGCGACATCCTGCACCTGGCGGCCGGCCCCGAGCGGGTGGCGCGCGCCGTGGCCGCCCTGAGCGCCTGCACCCACATTCTGCACACCACCAAGGCGTTGTGGGCCGCCCAGGCGGGCCTGCTGCCCGACGTGTTCCGCCCCGGCACGGACGCCGCCCGGTACGCCGCGCTGCCGCTGGAAGAACGTCTGCCGGTCGCGCAGGCCCTCAACCGCCGGGCGCAGGACCTTACCGGGCCGCAGGTGGAGACAGCCCTCGACCGCTACTTTCACGGTCAGGGCTACGACCCCGCGCTGGAACTCGCCTTGCAGAACACCAGCACCGCACGGGCCTACGCGGGCCTGCTGGCCCGGACCCTGCCCGGCAATGACCTGAAGCCCACCATCCGCCGCCTGTTCCGGGCCTGGCTCGCGGACGGCTGCTGCAAACCCGCCCACCCCACGCTCCCCGCGACGTTCTGGGGGGCCAAGGCGGGCAGCGGTTGGCGCATCCTCACGCTGACGGGGGCCGCGGAACTCCCCGGCGGCCAGGTGCTCGCCTACGCCTACCTCAACGATCAGAGCGGCACGCTGGACGCCGAGGACATGGAGCGCCAGATTCCGGCTGTGGTGCGCTGGCTGGACGCGACCCTCACGGCGCTGGCCGCGGGCGGACCGACCCCGTGA
- a CDS encoding NUDIX domain-containing protein, producing the protein MTFHLVAWLVLLDREGHVLLGRRAGVSYGEGLWGLPGGHVEPGEGLAEAAAREAREEVGVRVDPATLRFLGVSRYDLEGVVGTDFLFLAQTWEGRPHTSPETSEVAWFSPESLPPDCLPWLPGVLRAHLVQGVHLSEQRDGLAGLRLFPPVGQEDDSSPSR; encoded by the coding sequence ATGACCTTTCATCTGGTGGCCTGGCTGGTGCTTCTGGACCGGGAAGGGCACGTGCTGCTGGGCCGCCGCGCGGGCGTGTCCTACGGCGAGGGCCTCTGGGGCCTGCCCGGCGGCCACGTGGAGCCGGGCGAGGGCCTGGCCGAGGCGGCGGCGCGCGAGGCCCGCGAAGAGGTCGGGGTGCGCGTGGACCCGGCGACCCTGCGGTTCCTGGGCGTGAGCCGCTACGACCTGGAAGGGGTCGTGGGCACCGACTTCCTGTTCCTGGCGCAGACGTGGGAAGGCCGTCCCCACACCTCCCCCGAGACGTCGGAGGTGGCCTGGTTCAGCCCGGAGTCCCTCCCGCCGGACTGCCTCCCCTGGCTGCCCGGCGTGCTGAGGGCGCATCTGGTGCAGGGGGTGCACCTCTCCGAGCAGCGGGACGGGCTGGCGGGTTTGCGGCTGTTCCCCCCAGTGGGACAGGAGGATGACAGTTCTCCTTCCAGATGA
- a CDS encoding thiamine ABC transporter substrate-binding protein, giving the protein MFKQVMFKKALLLGLLLAGAAHAQPAPTTLTVITHDSFDVDKKLVAQFEQANHARVRFVKGGDAGELLNRLILTRRAPLADVVYGLDNTLLPRARAAGILEAYKSPNLARVPAADRLDDAGLLNTVDRGLVALNYDRAAWAKTGLPLPKSLDDLKKPQYARLTVVPSPATSSPGLAFLLATVNHYGEAGAWAWWREARANGLKVTRGWSDAYEKDFSKNGGRSPIVLSYASSPAAEVFYADGYDPRKLPAQSPTANLFLPGSTFRQLEGVGVLRGAKQPELARKFVDFMLSAPVQADIPTRMWVYPAVSGVPLDPVFRFAGQPEVPAVKPEVLANPQRLVDAWVNNVLRAR; this is encoded by the coding sequence ATGTTCAAACAAGTCATGTTCAAGAAGGCACTGCTGCTCGGCCTGCTGCTCGCGGGCGCGGCCCACGCCCAGCCCGCACCGACCACCCTGACGGTCATCACCCACGATTCCTTCGACGTGGATAAGAAGCTGGTCGCGCAGTTCGAGCAGGCCAACCATGCCCGCGTGCGCTTCGTGAAGGGTGGCGACGCCGGGGAACTGCTCAACCGCCTCATCCTGACGCGCCGCGCCCCGCTGGCCGACGTGGTGTACGGCCTGGACAACACGTTGCTGCCCCGCGCGAGGGCTGCCGGGATTCTGGAGGCGTACAAGTCCCCGAACCTCGCCCGTGTTCCCGCCGCCGACCGCCTGGACGACGCGGGCCTGCTGAACACGGTGGACCGGGGCCTGGTGGCGCTGAACTACGACCGGGCCGCCTGGGCGAAGACAGGTCTGCCCCTCCCGAAAAGCCTGGACGACCTGAAAAAGCCCCAGTATGCCCGGCTGACCGTCGTGCCTTCCCCGGCGACCAGCAGCCCCGGCCTGGCCTTTTTGCTCGCCACCGTAAACCACTACGGCGAGGCGGGCGCGTGGGCGTGGTGGCGCGAGGCGCGTGCCAACGGCCTCAAGGTCACGCGCGGCTGGTCGGACGCCTATGAAAAGGACTTCAGCAAGAACGGCGGCCGCTCCCCCATCGTGCTGAGCTACGCCAGCAGCCCCGCCGCCGAGGTGTTCTACGCCGACGGCTACGACCCCCGGAAGCTCCCGGCGCAGTCGCCCACCGCCAACCTCTTCCTGCCCGGCAGCACCTTCCGGCAGCTCGAAGGCGTGGGCGTGCTCAGGGGCGCGAAGCAGCCCGAGCTGGCCCGCAAGTTCGTGGACTTCATGCTGAGTGCGCCCGTGCAGGCCGACATCCCCACCCGCATGTGGGTCTACCCCGCCGTGAGCGGCGTCCCGCTGGACCCCGTCTTCCGGTTCGCCGGGCAGCCGGAGGTACCCGCCGTCAAACCGGAAGTCCTCGCCAACCCGCAGCGGCTGGTGGATGCCTGGGTCAACAACGTGCTGCGGGCGCGGTAG
- a CDS encoding iron ABC transporter permease, translated as MTLSPTLRGWLLALPPLLFLGLLLALPLGRTLAEGGVNLGIWRDPYFLGRLGWTLGQASGTALLALAVGGPLAYLLSRYDVPGKRALLRVLLLPFVTPTLVAVLGITALLGPRGWLSGPLGLDLEGTPALLIFGNLFFNLPVMVRLAHGGFSRVPPALIGAARTLGASGLRAALSVALPLALPGLMAGFILVFLYSALSFGLPLALGGERYATLEVEIYTLTAYQLRLSEASALIAGQLLLTLAATWAYVRLLRGGTGVPANNLPPARGAAALLLWSLVALVLLICFGPLVAVVVRGLLGSGGPTLGYWRGVLTDPDTPLLLGNTVRFGLLALAGAALLGTLHALGAWLARSRTLDLLSLLPLMVSPVSLAVGYLLAYPALSATLPMLIAAYTLLGFPLVTRSVLPALRALPPRTLEAARTLGATALAAHRTVTLPLTLPALRGGAALALATVLGEFGATLVLTRPEWATLSVGLYERLGRPGERNLGEACALATVLLLLAGLSFTLLDGGEGEVT; from the coding sequence ATGACCCTCTCGCCCACGCTGCGGGGCTGGCTCCTCGCGCTGCCTCCCCTCCTCTTCCTGGGGCTGCTGCTCGCGCTGCCGCTGGGCCGCACCCTGGCCGAGGGCGGGGTGAACCTGGGCATCTGGCGTGACCCCTACTTCTTGGGGCGGCTGGGCTGGACGCTGGGGCAGGCCAGCGGGACGGCCCTGCTCGCGCTGGCGGTCGGGGGGCCATTGGCCTATCTGCTGTCCCGTTACGACGTGCCCGGCAAGAGGGCGCTGCTGCGCGTGCTGCTGCTGCCCTTCGTGACCCCGACGCTGGTGGCGGTGCTGGGCATCACGGCGCTGCTGGGGCCGCGCGGCTGGCTGAGCGGGCCGCTAGGCCTGGACCTGGAGGGCACGCCCGCCCTGCTGATCTTCGGGAACCTCTTTTTCAACCTGCCGGTAATGGTGCGCCTGGCCCACGGGGGCTTCTCGCGGGTGCCCCCTGCCCTGATAGGGGCCGCGCGGACGCTGGGGGCCTCGGGGCTGCGGGCCGCGCTGTCGGTGGCGCTGCCGCTGGCGTTGCCGGGCCTGATGGCCGGGTTCATCCTGGTGTTCCTGTACTCGGCGCTGAGCTTCGGGCTGCCGCTGGCGCTGGGCGGCGAGCGGTACGCGACGCTGGAGGTGGAAATCTACACCCTGACCGCCTACCAGCTCCGGCTGAGCGAGGCGAGCGCCCTGATTGCCGGGCAACTGCTGCTCACGCTGGCGGCGACGTGGGCCTACGTGCGGCTGCTGCGGGGGGGAACGGGCGTGCCCGCGAATAACCTTCCCCCGGCGCGGGGCGCAGCGGCGCTGCTGCTGTGGTCACTCGTGGCGCTGGTGCTGCTGATCTGCTTCGGGCCGCTGGTGGCGGTGGTCGTCCGCGGCCTGCTGGGGTCGGGCGGCCCCACGCTGGGCTACTGGCGGGGCGTCCTGACCGACCCCGACACGCCGCTGCTGCTGGGCAACACGGTGCGCTTCGGGCTGCTGGCCCTGGCCGGGGCCGCCCTGCTGGGCACGCTGCACGCCCTGGGCGCGTGGCTGGCGCGGTCGCGCACGCTGGACCTGCTCTCGCTGCTGCCGCTGATGGTGTCGCCGGTCAGCCTGGCGGTGGGCTACCTGCTGGCCTACCCGGCCCTCTCGGCCACACTGCCGATGCTGATCGCGGCCTACACGCTGCTGGGGTTTCCGCTGGTCACGCGCAGCGTGCTGCCCGCGCTGCGTGCCCTGCCCCCGCGCACGCTGGAAGCGGCCCGCACGCTGGGCGCGACAGCCCTGGCCGCGCACCGCACGGTCACGCTGCCCCTCACCCTTCCGGCGCTGCGGGGCGGGGCGGCCCTCGCGCTGGCGACGGTACTGGGCGAGTTCGGCGCGACGCTGGTGCTGACGCGGCCCGAGTGGGCCACCCTCAGCGTGGGTCTGTACGAGCGGCTGGGCCGCCCCGGCGAACGCAACCTGGGCGAGGCATGCGCGCTGGCGACGGTGCTGCTGCTGCTCGCGGGCCTGAGCTTCACGCTGCTGGACGGCGGCGAGGGGGAGGTGACGTGA
- a CDS encoding MFS transporter, with translation MTFGGQAGIMDGFRATPGGRTMYSRPQDTGQEERGPQPAPARPRRPPRVWLILGLVLVALNLRPTIAGFGPLLAQIQAELRVNAATAGLLTTIPLLCWGLLAPLAPLLTRRRSSETVILASTAVIGVGALLRVGPSLPWILLGTVLVGAGIAVINVLLPSLVKRDFPERVGLMTGVYTLAVVSGAALASGLAVPLRTALGGSWRASLGVWVWLAVAGVLAWLPALFGRQTHERATGQGASVWRNPYALPVTLFMGFQGLVFFTWLTWLPRVLQDHGLSAAAGGLLLAAGNVVQLPFTLVVPVLAARLRKPSLLVAGAAALIGAGLLGLLLAPGWPLPWILLLGAGCGSTFPLALVFIAQRAAHPAQVPQLSALAQGFGYLLAATGPFIFGALHDRTHGWNAPLGFLLVGTGLTLVTGLLASRPRRFP, from the coding sequence GTGACGTTCGGCGGCCAGGCGGGCATCATGGACGGATTCCGGGCAACACCGGGCGGGAGGACCATGTATTCCAGACCACAGGACACCGGACAGGAGGAGCGGGGGCCGCAGCCTGCCCCCGCGCGCCCACGCCGCCCACCGCGCGTCTGGCTGATTCTGGGCCTCGTGCTGGTGGCGCTCAACCTGCGCCCGACCATCGCCGGGTTCGGGCCGCTGCTGGCGCAGATTCAGGCGGAGTTGCGGGTGAACGCGGCCACCGCCGGCCTGCTGACCACCATTCCGCTGCTGTGCTGGGGCCTGCTCGCGCCGCTGGCCCCACTGCTGACCCGGCGGCGCAGTTCCGAGACGGTGATTCTGGCTAGCACCGCCGTCATCGGGGTCGGGGCGCTGCTGCGGGTGGGGCCGTCCCTGCCCTGGATTCTGCTGGGCACGGTGCTGGTCGGGGCGGGCATCGCCGTCATCAACGTGCTGCTGCCCAGCCTGGTCAAGCGCGACTTTCCCGAGCGGGTCGGCCTGATGACGGGCGTCTACACGCTGGCAGTGGTGAGCGGCGCGGCGCTGGCCTCCGGGCTGGCGGTGCCGCTGCGAACCGCGCTGGGCGGCTCCTGGCGGGCCTCCCTGGGCGTATGGGTGTGGCTGGCGGTGGCGGGCGTGCTGGCCTGGCTCCCGGCCCTGTTCGGGCGGCAGACGCACGAGCGGGCCACCGGGCAGGGGGCCTCGGTGTGGCGCAACCCCTACGCCCTCCCCGTGACGCTGTTCATGGGCTTTCAGGGGCTGGTGTTCTTCACCTGGCTGACGTGGCTCCCGCGCGTGCTTCAGGACCACGGGCTGAGCGCCGCCGCGGGTGGCCTGCTGCTTGCGGCCGGGAACGTGGTGCAACTGCCCTTCACGCTGGTGGTGCCGGTCCTGGCCGCGCGGCTGCGGAAGCCCTCCCTGCTGGTGGCGGGGGCCGCGGCGCTGATCGGCGCGGGGCTGCTGGGGCTGCTGCTCGCGCCGGGGTGGCCGCTGCCCTGGATTCTGCTGCTGGGGGCGGGGTGCGGCAGCACTTTCCCGCTGGCCCTGGTCTTCATCGCGCAGCGGGCCGCGCACCCGGCGCAGGTGCCGCAGCTCTCGGCGCTGGCACAGGGCTTCGGCTACCTGCTGGCCGCGACGGGGCCGTTCATCTTCGGGGCGCTGCACGACCGCACGCACGGCTGGAACGCGCCCCTGGGCTTCCTGCTCGTGGGCACGGGCCTGACGCTCGTGACGGGGCTGCTGGCGAGCCGGCCCCGGCGTTTCCCCTGA
- a CDS encoding ABC transporter ATP-binding protein: protein MNALSVVHLAKAFGNVPAVVDLSLSVAPGETVALLGPSGCGKSTVLRCVAGLERPDAGQVCIGGRDMTALPPEARHVGLVFQDYALFPHLSVLGNVAYGPRMRGARRTEAEARAREALALVGLEALAARRTTELSGGQAQRVALARAVATGSPLLLLDEPLSNLDEQLRARLRADLRDLFARLGAGVLLVTHDQREALAVAARVAVMRAGRLVQVGAAGEVFARPATAWVAAFLGHANVLPGPGGTARLIPEDAVRLGEGEAFPVTARQTTDTGTEVMVGHPLGPLTLHLSPREAADICGGRLRLTVDPARVLTLPDDRETA, encoded by the coding sequence GTGAACGCCCTGAGCGTGGTCCACCTCGCCAAAGCCTTCGGGAACGTGCCGGCAGTGGTGGACCTGTCCCTCAGCGTCGCCCCAGGCGAGACCGTCGCCCTGCTGGGTCCCAGCGGCTGCGGCAAAAGCACCGTGCTGCGCTGCGTGGCGGGCCTGGAACGCCCGGACGCGGGGCAGGTCTGCATCGGGGGCCGGGACATGACGGCCCTCCCGCCGGAGGCGCGGCACGTCGGGCTGGTGTTTCAGGATTACGCCCTCTTCCCGCACCTGAGCGTGCTGGGCAACGTGGCCTACGGCCCCCGGATGCGTGGCGCGCGGCGGACTGAGGCGGAGGCGCGGGCGCGCGAGGCCCTCGCGCTGGTGGGCCTGGAGGCGCTGGCGGCCCGCCGGACCACCGAACTCTCCGGCGGGCAGGCGCAGCGGGTGGCGCTGGCGCGGGCGGTGGCAACGGGTTCGCCCCTGCTGCTGCTCGACGAGCCGCTCAGCAACCTGGACGAGCAACTGCGGGCACGGCTGCGGGCGGACCTGCGCGACCTGTTCGCCCGGCTGGGGGCGGGCGTGCTGCTCGTGACCCACGACCAGCGGGAGGCGCTGGCGGTGGCCGCGCGGGTGGCGGTGATGCGCGCGGGCCGGCTGGTGCAGGTGGGCGCGGCGGGGGAGGTCTTCGCGCGGCCCGCGACGGCGTGGGTGGCCGCCTTCTTGGGACACGCCAACGTGCTGCCCGGCCCCGGCGGCACCGCCCGCCTCATTCCCGAGGACGCCGTGCGGCTGGGCGAGGGGGAAGCCTTCCCCGTCACGGCCCGGCAGACCACCGACACCGGGACGGAGGTGATGGTGGGCCACCCCCTCGGTCCCCTCACGCTGCACCTCAGCCCGCGCGAGGCGGCGGACATCTGCGGGGGAAGGCTGCGCCTGACGGTGGACCCAGCA
- a CDS encoding MarR family winged helix-turn-helix transcriptional regulator, translating to MTSSHSSFSQDEVYRLVRHTLRLSRHFRQALDEPLEQAVNLNTKEVLVLGAVMDGLETPGAVAEHHRLPAPTVTRIVTKLAGQGLLERVPDPGDLRRQRLRLTPAGEMARARTRAAAHDIVRAQFGHLPPAQVHAALLALEGLEAALALHAGKPRAETPAREEVGA from the coding sequence ATGACTTCTTCCCATTCCTCCTTTTCGCAGGACGAGGTGTACCGGCTGGTCCGGCACACGCTGCGGCTCTCGCGGCATTTCCGGCAGGCGCTGGACGAGCCGCTGGAACAGGCGGTGAACCTCAACACCAAGGAAGTGCTGGTGCTGGGCGCGGTGATGGACGGGCTGGAGACGCCCGGCGCGGTGGCCGAACACCACCGCCTGCCCGCCCCCACCGTCACGCGCATCGTGACCAAGCTGGCCGGGCAGGGCCTGCTGGAGCGGGTACCCGACCCCGGTGACCTCCGCCGGCAGCGCCTGCGCCTGACCCCGGCAGGCGAGATGGCCCGCGCCCGCACCCGCGCCGCGGCCCACGACATCGTGCGAGCGCAGTTCGGCCACCTGCCGCCCGCGCAGGTGCACGCCGCACTCCTGGCGCTGGAGGGGCTGGAGGCCGCCCTCGCCCTGCACGCTGGGAAGCCGCGCGCTGAAACGCCGGCCCGCGAGGAGGTAGGCGCATGA